A genomic segment from Lignipirellula cremea encodes:
- a CDS encoding HEAT repeat domain-containing protein: protein MNKTFFFCLVLVLAPVAVAQEPIETQPAFEQLLEQAAAAGADSSVQIAAVDALGGAEGDQLAAAADALGVALKSDNVEIRWRAARSLGSLGQGVSATAVPALTVSLTDDDAKVRAYSAYALGEMGEAARPAAPELVKQAIDGDPLVRRAVFGALRRIKPGLDVTIPLFTKVLAEADPAAVMPVLQTLADGGPEAVPALREALKNEKAAYWATLVLADLGPVAAPAVPELVALLEDKEPVVRLQAILALGKIGPEAKAACPGLVKALENDKWESVQYAATYALATIGDKDSCEAAIRQAGLHGDDFQAVASAWALVQLNPNNEELKKKAVKLLVQALKNSNSHVRRAAARALFEIKASGEMIGPAIISALEDADPEVVSNAVRSIVALGPSIVDQVDEGLENDKLRMMTARILYRLGPDAADAVPELIEALEAAGDDKEDNDFREVAQFALGRIGAASAPAVEVLVDSLDSDDPEVQGSAIFALAKIGPGAQAALPALKEKLNSENRREKLLSAWAIMKIQTSDRKLLAPLAMPFLVEALTSDHEFVRIEAAKALGELGPLAATAVPALEEAATDSSSDVREAAAAAVAQIKGE, encoded by the coding sequence ATGAATAAAACCTTTTTTTTCTGCCTGGTGCTCGTGCTGGCGCCGGTCGCAGTCGCCCAGGAACCGATCGAAACGCAGCCCGCGTTTGAACAATTGCTCGAGCAGGCCGCCGCTGCAGGCGCCGACAGCTCCGTACAAATCGCCGCAGTCGACGCCCTGGGCGGAGCTGAAGGCGATCAACTGGCCGCCGCCGCCGATGCTTTGGGCGTTGCCCTGAAGAGCGACAACGTCGAGATTCGATGGCGCGCCGCCCGTTCGCTGGGTTCGCTTGGCCAAGGCGTCTCCGCCACCGCCGTCCCGGCGCTTACCGTCTCGCTGACCGACGACGACGCCAAAGTTCGCGCCTATTCGGCTTATGCCCTGGGCGAAATGGGCGAAGCCGCCCGGCCGGCCGCTCCGGAACTCGTCAAACAGGCGATCGACGGCGACCCGCTGGTTCGCCGGGCCGTGTTTGGCGCCTTGCGGCGCATCAAACCGGGGCTGGACGTTACCATCCCGTTGTTCACCAAAGTCCTGGCGGAGGCCGATCCGGCCGCCGTCATGCCTGTGCTGCAGACCCTCGCCGATGGCGGACCCGAAGCGGTCCCCGCCCTGCGTGAAGCCCTCAAGAACGAAAAGGCCGCGTACTGGGCGACGCTTGTCCTGGCCGATCTGGGACCGGTCGCCGCCCCGGCGGTGCCGGAACTTGTCGCCCTGCTCGAGGACAAAGAACCGGTGGTGCGGCTCCAGGCGATCCTGGCGCTGGGAAAAATCGGCCCCGAAGCCAAAGCGGCCTGTCCCGGGCTGGTTAAAGCACTTGAGAACGATAAATGGGAGTCGGTCCAATACGCCGCCACCTACGCCCTGGCCACCATCGGCGACAAAGACAGTTGCGAAGCGGCCATCCGTCAGGCCGGGCTGCACGGCGACGACTTCCAGGCGGTCGCCAGCGCCTGGGCCCTGGTCCAGCTCAATCCCAACAACGAAGAGCTGAAAAAGAAAGCCGTCAAGCTGCTGGTTCAGGCCCTGAAGAACTCCAACTCGCACGTGCGACGTGCGGCCGCCAGGGCGCTTTTTGAAATCAAAGCCTCAGGCGAAATGATCGGCCCCGCGATTATCAGCGCGCTGGAAGATGCCGATCCCGAAGTGGTCAGCAACGCGGTGCGGTCGATTGTCGCCCTGGGTCCCAGCATTGTCGACCAGGTTGACGAGGGCCTGGAGAACGACAAACTGCGCATGATGACCGCCCGAATCCTGTACCGCCTGGGTCCCGATGCGGCCGACGCCGTGCCGGAACTGATCGAAGCACTGGAAGCGGCCGGCGATGACAAAGAAGACAACGATTTCCGCGAAGTGGCCCAGTTTGCCCTGGGACGCATTGGCGCCGCTTCGGCTCCCGCGGTCGAAGTGCTGGTTGATTCGCTCGACAGCGACGATCCCGAGGTTCAGGGCTCGGCCATTTTCGCTCTGGCCAAAATCGGCCCCGGCGCCCAAGCGGCGTTGCCTGCTCTCAAGGAAAAACTCAATTCCGAGAATCGCCGCGAGAAGCTGCTTAGCGCCTGGGCCATCATGAAGATCCAGACGTCGGATCGTAAGCTGCTGGCCCCGCTGGCAATGCCCTTCCTGGTGGAAGCGCTGACCAGCGACCACGAATTTGTGCGTATCGAAGCTGCCAAAGCCCTGGGGGAACTGGGACCGCTCGCCGCGACGGCGGTGCCCGCACTGGAAGAGGCCGCCACCGACTCCAGCAGCGACGTTCGCGAAGCCGCTGCCGCTGCTGTCGCCCAGATCAAAGGCGAATAG
- a CDS encoding sialate O-acetylesterase, whose protein sequence is MRLLLAACLCLLPSSLLADEGIRLFILSGQSNMVGLKPEVSFTPAVKDAYAGEEVVVVKNASGGKPIRLWYKDWKAPEGKATAAFVPGSLYDSLMKDVNAATAGKKIKSVVFVWMQGERDAREGLASVYSASMQGLIKQLRTDLKREDIPVVIGRLSDYQNGEKNWDDLRAAQAEAADADPLTVLVDTDDLNGPKDGLHYNQEGYKEMGSRFAQAAITLLNQEKK, encoded by the coding sequence ATGAGATTACTGCTTGCTGCCTGTCTTTGCCTGTTACCTTCGTCGCTTCTGGCGGACGAAGGAATTCGTCTGTTTATTCTCTCGGGCCAGTCGAACATGGTCGGCCTGAAGCCCGAAGTCAGCTTCACACCCGCCGTCAAAGATGCGTACGCGGGCGAGGAAGTCGTCGTGGTCAAAAACGCCAGCGGCGGCAAACCGATTCGCCTGTGGTACAAAGACTGGAAAGCGCCTGAGGGCAAAGCGACTGCTGCTTTTGTTCCCGGATCCTTGTACGACAGTCTGATGAAAGACGTCAACGCAGCGACGGCCGGCAAAAAGATCAAGTCGGTCGTCTTCGTCTGGATGCAGGGGGAACGCGACGCTCGCGAGGGTTTGGCCAGCGTTTACTCAGCCAGCATGCAGGGCCTGATCAAGCAGCTGCGCACCGACCTGAAACGGGAGGACATACCGGTGGTTATTGGGCGGCTGAGCGATTACCAGAATGGTGAGAAAAACTGGGACGACCTGCGCGCCGCCCAGGCGGAAGCAGCCGACGCCGATCCGCTCACGGTGCTTGTCGATACCGACGACCTGAACGGCCCCAAAGACGGCCTGCACTACAACCAGGAAGGCTACAAAGAGATGGGCTCCCGCTTTGCCCAGGCGGCCATCACTCTGTTGAATCAGGAGAAGAAGTAA
- a CDS encoding sulfatase: MKSAALFPILLAALLVWPGDAPAADAARPYNVLFIISDDLTATALSCYGNQVCSTPNIDRLAAQSVRFTRAYCQGTYCGPSRASFMSGYYPHATGVLGYISPRKAIGDRAMWAEHFKNNGYYTARVSKLFHMGVPGGIEAGTDGADDPASWTERFNSQGPEWKAPGDGETLEGNPDGKKPVVGGNTFVVVEAEGDDLVHSDGKTAAKASELLRHQGKKQEPFFLGVGFVRPHVPFVAPRPYYERFLPYASMTLPEKVAGDWDDIPAAGINYKTSLNMKMDERRQKKAVGGYYASVAFMDAQVGKVLDALKESGQEENTIVIFTSDHGYHLGEHDFWAKVSLHEESAKVPLLIRVPGKKPAVCDSLVELIDLYPTIAGLCGLEVPARLQGKNIAPLLDDPSLSVRDAAFCVNGRGMLLREDRWAYIQYGEDAKKGIELFDMQQDPEQYDNLADSPEHQEIVAAFAKKMTARLLEVRTNDLDKK; encoded by the coding sequence ATGAAGTCTGCAGCCCTGTTCCCGATCCTGCTGGCGGCCCTGTTGGTTTGGCCCGGCGACGCTCCGGCAGCGGACGCCGCCCGGCCGTATAACGTGTTGTTCATCATTTCCGACGACCTCACGGCGACGGCACTCTCCTGCTACGGCAACCAGGTCTGCAGCACGCCCAATATTGATCGCCTGGCCGCCCAGAGCGTCCGCTTCACCAGGGCGTATTGCCAGGGAACGTACTGCGGTCCCTCCCGGGCGTCGTTCATGTCGGGCTACTATCCCCACGCCACCGGCGTGCTGGGTTATATCAGCCCGCGGAAAGCGATCGGCGACCGAGCGATGTGGGCCGAGCACTTCAAAAATAACGGTTACTACACGGCCCGCGTCAGCAAGCTGTTCCACATGGGCGTGCCGGGCGGCATCGAAGCCGGCACCGACGGGGCCGACGATCCGGCCTCCTGGACGGAACGCTTCAATAGCCAGGGGCCCGAATGGAAAGCGCCCGGCGACGGCGAAACGCTCGAAGGAAATCCCGACGGGAAAAAGCCGGTTGTCGGCGGCAACACGTTTGTGGTCGTGGAAGCCGAAGGCGACGACCTGGTCCATTCCGACGGCAAGACAGCCGCCAAGGCGTCGGAGCTGCTGCGGCATCAAGGGAAGAAGCAGGAGCCGTTTTTCCTGGGCGTCGGGTTCGTTCGTCCGCACGTTCCGTTTGTAGCGCCCCGGCCGTACTACGAGCGGTTCCTGCCGTACGCCAGCATGACCTTGCCGGAAAAGGTCGCCGGCGACTGGGACGACATTCCCGCTGCCGGCATCAACTACAAGACCAGCCTGAACATGAAAATGGATGAACGGCGCCAGAAAAAAGCGGTCGGCGGCTACTACGCGTCGGTCGCCTTTATGGACGCCCAGGTCGGCAAGGTGCTGGACGCTCTCAAGGAATCCGGCCAGGAAGAAAACACGATCGTGATCTTCACCAGCGACCACGGCTATCACCTGGGCGAACACGACTTCTGGGCCAAGGTTAGCCTGCACGAAGAATCCGCCAAGGTGCCGCTCCTCATCCGCGTACCGGGAAAAAAGCCGGCCGTCTGCGACTCGCTGGTCGAGCTGATCGACCTGTATCCAACTATCGCCGGGCTATGCGGCCTGGAGGTTCCGGCTCGCCTGCAGGGGAAGAATATTGCCCCCCTGCTCGACGACCCGTCGCTGTCGGTGCGCGACGCGGCGTTCTGCGTGAACGGACGCGGCATGCTCCTCCGCGAGGATCGCTGGGCCTATATCCAGTACGGCGAAGATGCGAAAAAAGGGATCGAGCTGTTCGACATGCAGCAGGATCCCGAGCAGTACGACAACCTGGCCGACAGCCCCGAGCACCAGGAAATCGTCGCCGCCTTTGCTAAAAAGATGACGGCCCGGCTGCTGGAAGTTCGCACCAACGATCTCGACAAAAAGTAA
- a CDS encoding YidC/Oxa1 family insertase periplasmic-domain containing protein gives MWANWYFAPPPKPKPVAQAAKEKADEAQADAKEDGGKTSELKADPEFDSPPEPDREGTDTTAEKPEEPPAEDDTTPARPTELAAIGSLDPASGYKMLALFTTKGASLKRLELTDPHFKDVEIEHGYLGHLELQFVADGLQVGVNLEGTGTPAAKAGLRKDDILTSFNGKKLDSVSGFQRLLARTRPRDSVELTVRRGDQTLKIPVTLIRAPQQLIRPDHGIDYDDIPANAPPRKDHPYSFRFTLAKAPDEYQDKTKNIAALLTENWELVSSSPNEVKFEWRLTEDEASSIGLEGAWRVEKTFRVAKSTTVEGAPADAANARRTAAQHLTWDIQIHNDSDKEQVVNSWIEGPTGLPSEGWWYSYKIHPSMGYSAGARDVVFDSPGQGYKVWGARSVFQNSYTKPEKNLLFSVNDAEPKRELDFIGVDTQYFAAILIPGTVEELSSAEYRRGEAVTWDEGSKPHLNWAKAADISFNLQSLNYTVGPSGAASQSFVIYAGPKDPDLAAVYGVDECVYYGWFGIVSTPLLHLLHLFSFMGYGLAIIMLTLLVRACLWPLSRKAARNAQMMQVLKPEMDVIREKYKNDMEKQGQAQRELMAKYNVNPFGGCLLMFFQMPVFLGLYRGLSVDLELRDQPLIPGISWADNLAAPDRLYNWGTSPEWIFGETGWLGPYLNILPLVTVGLFILQQKLFMPPATDDQTRAQQKMMNVMMIMMGLMFFKVPSGLCLYFITTSLFSIVERLVLPPAKPQEKALADASKPQGEPRPSLLGMLGKGTPAPLTPEQQKQEKRDRAKARQKNRK, from the coding sequence ATGTGGGCGAACTGGTATTTCGCTCCGCCGCCCAAGCCCAAACCGGTCGCCCAGGCGGCAAAAGAGAAAGCGGACGAGGCGCAGGCCGACGCCAAAGAAGATGGCGGAAAAACGAGCGAGCTGAAGGCCGATCCGGAGTTTGACTCCCCGCCCGAGCCAGATCGCGAGGGGACCGACACGACTGCGGAAAAACCCGAAGAACCGCCGGCGGAAGACGACACAACACCCGCCAGGCCGACAGAACTGGCCGCGATTGGCTCGCTGGATCCGGCCAGCGGCTACAAAATGCTCGCCCTGTTCACCACCAAAGGGGCTTCTCTCAAGCGTTTGGAGCTGACCGACCCGCACTTTAAAGATGTTGAAATCGAGCATGGCTACCTGGGGCACCTGGAGCTGCAATTCGTGGCTGACGGACTGCAGGTAGGGGTCAATCTGGAGGGAACCGGCACGCCCGCGGCCAAAGCGGGACTGCGGAAAGACGACATTCTGACCAGTTTCAACGGCAAGAAACTGGATTCGGTCAGTGGATTCCAGCGGCTTCTCGCTCGTACGCGTCCCCGCGACTCGGTCGAGTTAACGGTCCGCCGCGGCGACCAGACACTCAAGATCCCGGTTACGCTGATCAGGGCGCCGCAACAATTGATTCGTCCCGATCACGGTATCGATTACGACGATATCCCTGCGAATGCCCCGCCCCGGAAAGACCATCCCTATTCGTTCCGCTTTACGCTCGCCAAGGCGCCGGACGAATACCAGGACAAAACCAAAAACATCGCCGCGCTGCTGACCGAAAACTGGGAGCTGGTTTCTTCGTCGCCCAATGAAGTCAAATTTGAATGGCGACTGACCGAGGACGAAGCCAGCAGCATCGGTCTCGAAGGCGCCTGGCGCGTTGAAAAAACCTTCCGCGTCGCAAAATCGACCACGGTTGAAGGCGCGCCCGCCGATGCGGCCAACGCTCGCCGGACCGCGGCCCAGCATTTGACCTGGGACATTCAGATCCATAACGACAGCGATAAAGAGCAAGTCGTTAATTCCTGGATTGAAGGGCCGACCGGATTGCCGTCGGAAGGCTGGTGGTACTCCTACAAAATCCATCCCAGCATGGGATATTCCGCAGGCGCCCGCGACGTGGTGTTTGATTCGCCTGGTCAGGGATACAAGGTCTGGGGCGCCCGCAGCGTGTTCCAGAACTCCTATACCAAGCCGGAAAAGAACCTGCTGTTCAGCGTGAACGACGCGGAACCGAAACGCGAGTTGGATTTTATCGGCGTGGACACGCAGTACTTCGCCGCGATCCTGATCCCCGGCACGGTGGAAGAACTGTCCTCGGCCGAGTATCGCCGCGGCGAAGCCGTCACCTGGGATGAAGGCAGCAAGCCCCATTTGAATTGGGCCAAAGCGGCCGACATTTCCTTCAACCTGCAAAGCCTGAACTACACCGTCGGGCCGTCAGGCGCCGCCTCGCAGTCGTTTGTGATCTACGCAGGCCCGAAGGATCCCGACCTGGCGGCCGTCTATGGCGTTGACGAGTGCGTCTATTACGGCTGGTTTGGCATTGTTTCGACCCCCTTGCTGCATCTGCTGCACCTGTTCTCCTTCATGGGGTACGGTTTGGCGATCATCATGCTGACGTTGCTGGTCCGAGCCTGCCTGTGGCCGCTCAGCCGCAAGGCGGCCCGCAACGCCCAGATGATGCAAGTGCTCAAACCGGAAATGGACGTCATCCGGGAAAAGTACAAGAACGACATGGAAAAACAGGGCCAGGCGCAACGCGAGCTGATGGCCAAATACAACGTCAATCCGTTTGGCGGCTGCCTGCTGATGTTCTTCCAGATGCCCGTTTTCCTGGGACTGTACCGCGGCTTGTCGGTCGACCTGGAACTGCGCGATCAGCCTTTGATCCCCGGCATCTCCTGGGCGGACAACCTGGCCGCTCCGGATCGCCTTTACAACTGGGGCACTTCGCCGGAATGGATCTTTGGCGAAACGGGCTGGCTGGGACCGTACTTGAACATCCTGCCGCTGGTAACTGTTGGCCTGTTCATCCTGCAGCAAAAACTGTTTATGCCGCCGGCCACCGACGACCAGACGCGGGCCCAGCAGAAAATGATGAACGTCATGATGATCATGATGGGCCTCATGTTCTTCAAGGTTCCCAGCGGGTTGTGCCTGTACTTCATTACGACCAGTCTGTTCAGCATTGTCGAGCGACTGGTGCTGCCGCCGGCGAAACCGCAAGAGAAAGCCCTCGCCGACGCCAGCAAGCCCCAGGGCGAACCCCGACCTTCCTTGCTGGGCATGCTCGGCAAAGGAACCCCGGCCCCGCTGACGCCGGAACAGCAGAAGCAGGAAAAGCGGGATCGCGCCAAGGCTCGCCAAAAGAACCGCAAGTAA
- a CDS encoding DUF3239 domain-containing protein, with product MSVEVSCACGQRFAAERRLIGKRVQCPSCGGPIDVLDSRGSASSHFANAPPPPSNYPAQGGYPSPGGYPPQGGYAPQTPTYVPPTYTPPAPKKRKMKKAPFGVAASDSWASNPGRLRANPFQYCLHYPLWPAVYGLMFVGFLPLIFAVHWLFCCVSITGLILLIREWFVVRQHFWCGCVNPGVVVSLNPMLIAVCTDLSKGSGTYLAVKVIRSRLDRIQGQPPQIGTRVATVALYDGAPIDLGKPAWHTFYPVPVECVTTDLADMQGVLASISATDWQDLSTCLAQVPQPFRTGLYRMGRH from the coding sequence ATGTCGGTTGAAGTTTCATGTGCCTGCGGGCAACGGTTTGCGGCCGAACGTCGCCTGATTGGCAAGCGCGTTCAGTGCCCATCGTGCGGCGGACCAATCGATGTCCTCGACAGTCGGGGTTCCGCCAGTTCCCACTTTGCCAACGCTCCGCCGCCGCCGAGCAACTACCCGGCCCAGGGCGGTTATCCATCGCCAGGCGGGTATCCGCCCCAGGGCGGATATGCGCCGCAGACACCGACGTATGTCCCGCCGACCTATACGCCGCCGGCCCCGAAGAAACGGAAGATGAAGAAGGCCCCCTTCGGCGTTGCGGCCTCGGATAGTTGGGCGAGTAACCCAGGGAGACTACGGGCGAATCCGTTTCAGTACTGCCTGCATTATCCGCTATGGCCTGCCGTTTATGGCCTGATGTTTGTGGGCTTTCTACCGCTTATCTTTGCGGTCCATTGGTTGTTTTGCTGCGTGTCGATAACAGGGCTCATTTTGCTGATTCGCGAGTGGTTTGTAGTCCGGCAACATTTCTGGTGCGGGTGTGTGAATCCCGGCGTGGTTGTATCGTTGAATCCGATGCTAATCGCCGTTTGCACAGATCTGAGCAAGGGTAGCGGCACCTATCTGGCGGTGAAAGTGATTCGCTCCCGGCTCGACAGAATCCAGGGGCAACCGCCCCAGATCGGCACGCGTGTGGCTACGGTGGCGTTGTACGACGGCGCCCCTATCGATTTAGGTAAACCGGCCTGGCACACCTTTTACCCTGTGCCCGTCGAATGCGTCACAACCGATCTGGCGGATATGCAGGGCGTGCTGGCCTCCATTTCCGCCACAGACTGGCAAGACCTGAGCACGTGTCTGGCGCAAGTACCGCAACCTTTCCGGACTGGCTTGTATCGCATGGGCAGGCACTAA
- a CDS encoding AI-2E family transporter, which produces MLLKPPTDSDADSPGLPGEGQDDTFLPAAIAPAAVPASAAGTHDPIEIPPETPTARILAGEKSASRVGGDEKAGDVVKGLAGRGQSDIGLTERLTGIGLQGSCLLILTLLALLAGFYCARAVLFPIVLALLLNFVLSPMIRWLRRRGLPPIFGTALVLLGSIVLVSLLGLALFRPVQNWYAELPAHLRRIEYKLRKLREPFDDIGKVSEKIDNMTKVGNKAEVVQVEIKQPSLTFAALNGAGETIVTGFLALVMLFFLLAAGDRMLEKMVELMPTFRDKRRIVEIARDLQVGMSRYLMTTTLINIGLGACIGLGLWAIGIPNALLWGVMATLLNYVPFLGACAGAVVVFLVGVLSFDSLSYAALAPAIYLGVNVIEANFVTPTLLGRSISLNPAILIITFTFFAWMWGIGGAIIAVPALAVIKIGLDHHETTEPFGRFLGE; this is translated from the coding sequence ATGTTGCTCAAGCCGCCGACCGACTCGGACGCCGATTCTCCTGGACTGCCTGGCGAGGGGCAGGACGATACCTTTCTCCCGGCGGCGATCGCGCCAGCGGCCGTTCCGGCTTCTGCGGCAGGTACGCATGACCCGATTGAGATTCCGCCCGAAACGCCTACGGCGCGGATCCTGGCGGGCGAGAAAAGCGCTTCGCGTGTGGGCGGCGACGAAAAAGCGGGGGACGTGGTCAAAGGACTGGCGGGGCGGGGGCAATCCGACATCGGCCTGACCGAACGGTTGACGGGTATCGGTCTGCAGGGATCCTGTTTATTGATTCTTACCCTGCTTGCCCTGCTGGCGGGATTTTACTGCGCGCGGGCGGTGCTGTTCCCGATTGTTCTGGCGTTGCTGCTGAACTTTGTTCTGAGCCCGATGATTCGCTGGCTGCGCCGCCGGGGGCTGCCGCCGATTTTCGGGACCGCGCTGGTGCTGTTGGGTTCGATCGTGCTGGTCTCCTTGCTGGGTCTGGCCCTGTTTCGTCCGGTGCAAAACTGGTACGCCGAATTGCCGGCCCATCTGCGGCGGATTGAATACAAGTTGCGCAAGTTGCGTGAACCTTTTGACGATATCGGGAAAGTCTCGGAGAAGATCGACAATATGACGAAGGTTGGCAACAAGGCCGAGGTCGTCCAGGTGGAAATCAAGCAGCCCAGCCTGACGTTTGCCGCCCTGAACGGCGCCGGCGAAACGATCGTCACTGGTTTTCTCGCGTTGGTGATGCTGTTCTTCCTGCTGGCGGCAGGCGATCGCATGCTGGAGAAAATGGTGGAGTTGATGCCGACCTTTCGCGACAAGCGGCGGATCGTGGAGATTGCTCGCGATCTACAGGTGGGCATGTCGCGATACCTGATGACCACCACGCTAATTAACATCGGCCTGGGGGCGTGTATCGGTCTTGGCCTGTGGGCGATTGGAATTCCGAATGCCCTGCTGTGGGGCGTCATGGCGACGCTGCTCAACTATGTGCCGTTTTTGGGCGCTTGTGCGGGGGCGGTGGTGGTCTTTCTGGTCGGGGTGCTGTCTTTCGATTCGCTGTCGTACGCGGCGCTTGCCCCGGCGATTTACCTGGGCGTCAATGTGATCGAAGCGAACTTTGTGACGCCGACGCTGCTGGGGCGGTCGATCAGTCTGAACCCGGCCATTCTGATCATTACCTTTACGTTCTTTGCCTGGATGTGGGGGATCGGCGGCGCGATCATCGCCGTGCCGGCTCTGGCGGTCATCAAAATTGGGCTCGACCATCACGAGACGACCGAACCGTTTGGGCGCTTTCTCGGAGAATAA
- a CDS encoding cis-3-hydroxy-L-proline dehydratase: protein MKITRVSVYQVDLPLHEGTYKWSGGKSVEVFDSTVVQLETDAGVTGFGEVCPLGPFYLPSYAAGARAGMAELAPHLIGMDPTETTAVNRRLDAALKGHPYVKSAIDMACWDILGKVAGLPVCTLLGGRYGDDFVLYRAISQQSPEEMAANIVGYREQGYRRFQLKVGGDPDTDIARIRAASQVLEPGDKLIADANTGWLMHEAARVVRAVRDIDVYIEQPCASYEECLAIRRRTDHPFVMDESIDSVEVLLRGRADLAMDVVNLKISKLGGLTKARQARDLCASLGIAMTIEDAWGGDIVTAAISHLAHSTPPELLFTSTDFNSYVTVSTAEGAPQRENGRMSASQAPGLGITPRMEVLGDPVFVHNGA, encoded by the coding sequence ATGAAAATTACTCGAGTCAGCGTTTACCAGGTCGACTTGCCGCTTCACGAAGGAACCTATAAGTGGTCCGGCGGCAAAAGCGTGGAGGTGTTCGATAGCACCGTTGTCCAGTTGGAAACCGACGCCGGCGTTACCGGCTTCGGCGAAGTTTGCCCCCTGGGCCCCTTCTATTTGCCTTCTTACGCGGCCGGCGCCCGGGCCGGCATGGCGGAACTGGCGCCGCACCTGATCGGGATGGATCCCACGGAAACCACCGCCGTGAATCGCCGGCTTGATGCGGCTTTGAAAGGCCATCCGTATGTCAAATCCGCGATCGATATGGCTTGCTGGGACATACTAGGAAAAGTCGCTGGCTTGCCGGTCTGCACACTGCTGGGCGGGCGTTACGGGGACGACTTTGTGCTGTATCGGGCCATCTCACAGCAATCGCCCGAGGAAATGGCGGCCAATATTGTCGGGTATCGGGAGCAAGGGTATCGTCGCTTCCAGCTGAAAGTCGGCGGCGACCCGGATACCGATATCGCCCGCATCAGGGCAGCGTCGCAAGTCCTGGAGCCTGGCGACAAACTGATCGCCGACGCCAATACGGGCTGGCTGATGCACGAAGCGGCCCGCGTAGTGCGCGCCGTCCGCGATATCGATGTCTATATCGAACAGCCCTGCGCCAGCTATGAAGAGTGCCTGGCGATCCGGCGGCGGACCGACCACCCGTTTGTGATGGACGAATCCATCGACTCGGTCGAGGTGCTCCTTCGCGGTCGGGCCGATCTGGCCATGGACGTGGTGAACCTGAAAATCAGCAAACTGGGCGGGCTGACCAAGGCCCGCCAGGCCCGCGATTTGTGCGCCAGCCTGGGCATCGCCATGACGATCGAAGACGCCTGGGGCGGCGACATTGTCACCGCCGCCATCTCCCACCTGGCGCATAGCACCCCGCCGGAACTCCTGTTCACGTCGACCGATTTTAACAGCTACGTCACCGTGAGTACGGCCGAGGGCGCCCCCCAGCGGGAGAATGGCCGCATGTCGGCGTCGCAGGCGCCCGGACTGGGGATTACCCCTCGCATGGAAGTGCTGGGCGACCCCGTCTTTGTGCACAACGGCGCCTGA